The proteins below are encoded in one region of Borrelia duttonii Ly:
- the cyaB gene encoding class IV adenylate cyclase: MFEVELKAFIPKNRVKKIVKLANQKFQFIKEEIKNDIYYFNSKKIIRIRESNISKKIITFKIKSLEKDIEINKEIEFKVDKIENFISFIKELDFKILYKKIKKSLIYKKDNLNIEVNEIQNLGFFLEIEKIIDNKNELNLAKQEIYKTIQDFKLQNNIEKKSYFELLSNQLKK; the protein is encoded by the coding sequence ATGTTTGAAGTTGAACTAAAAGCTTTTATTCCAAAAAACAGAGTAAAAAAAATCGTAAAATTGGCTAATCAAAAATTTCAATTTATTAAAGAAGAAATTAAAAATGATATTTATTATTTTAATTCAAAAAAAATCATTAGAATAAGAGAATCCAATATCTCAAAAAAAATTATAACATTTAAAATCAAATCTTTAGAAAAAGATATAGAAATAAACAAAGAAATTGAATTTAAAGTAGACAAAATAGAAAATTTTATATCTTTTATAAAAGAATTGGATTTTAAAATTTTATATAAAAAGATTAAAAAAAGTCTCATTTATAAAAAAGACAATTTAAATATAGAAGTTAACGAAATTCAGAATCTTGGATTTTTTCTAGAAATCGAAAAAATAATTGACAATAAAAATGAATTAAATCTTGCCAAGCAAGAAATTTACAAAACAATACAAGACTTTAAACTACAAAATAATATTGAAAAAAAATCATACTTTGAACTATTATCTAATCAACTTAAGAAATAA
- the thrS gene encoding threonine--tRNA ligase: MGEKLDKDSILYKKRHSIAHVMAEAVLELFPNTKIAIGPPIKDGFYYDFDFEKHISEDDLLLIEHKMREILKTGSPFIREVITREQALVLFKDEPYKIDLIQNFDVTDEITIYKSHKFTDLCRGPHVDNMNKLDPKAFKLTSIAGAYWRGDERNKMLSRIYGTLWNNEKDLKAYLKLQEEIKKRDHRKLGRELNLFSVHDEIGPGLIFFHPHGARIRALIENFWREEHFKNGYDILFTPHIGKSWLWETSGHLDFYKESMFEKIEMDRSDYYVKPMNCPFHIAIYNTDKHSYRDLPFRWAELGTVYRYEKIGAIHGTMRVRGFTQDDAHIICTYEQVNFEVREVLRFAIDMWNKFGFTNLKAYLSTKPEKAVGDDDDWQMAVKVLEKALIDFNIDFDIDEGGGAFYGPKIDLKIIDSLGRAWQMSTIQFDFNLPVRFKMTYTAEDGKEKRPFMIHRALLGSIERFFGILVEHYGGAFPVWLAPLQVVIIPVNSIVEEYALEVLSRFQNEGIRIKFDNYCNMRMNAKIRQYQSKKVPYMFIIGEREVVEGKISIRTRTNEQINGLELKEALEFVKLKISNKEIL; encoded by the coding sequence ATGGGTGAAAAATTAGATAAGGATAGTATTCTTTATAAGAAGAGACATTCGATTGCACATGTTATGGCAGAAGCTGTTCTTGAATTATTTCCAAATACTAAGATTGCTATAGGACCTCCAATTAAAGATGGTTTTTATTATGATTTTGATTTTGAAAAGCACATATCAGAAGATGATCTTTTATTAATAGAACATAAAATGAGAGAAATTTTAAAGACGGGCAGTCCTTTTATAAGAGAAGTTATAACCAGAGAACAGGCGTTAGTGCTTTTTAAAGATGAACCTTATAAGATAGATTTAATTCAAAATTTTGATGTTACAGATGAGATTACAATATATAAGAGTCATAAATTTACGGATCTTTGTAGAGGTCCTCATGTTGATAATATGAATAAGCTTGATCCAAAAGCATTTAAATTAACTAGTATAGCTGGTGCTTATTGGCGTGGCGATGAAAGAAATAAAATGTTAAGTCGTATTTATGGAACTTTATGGAATAACGAAAAGGACTTAAAAGCATATCTGAAATTACAAGAAGAGATAAAAAAGAGAGATCATAGAAAGCTTGGTCGTGAACTTAATTTGTTTTCTGTTCATGATGAGATAGGACCTGGTCTTATTTTTTTCCATCCACATGGTGCTAGAATAAGGGCTTTAATAGAGAATTTTTGGCGAGAAGAGCATTTTAAGAATGGTTATGATATACTTTTTACTCCTCATATTGGTAAATCGTGGCTTTGGGAAACTTCTGGTCATTTAGATTTTTATAAAGAGAGCATGTTTGAAAAAATTGAGATGGATAGAAGTGATTATTATGTTAAGCCTATGAATTGTCCATTTCATATTGCAATTTATAATACTGATAAGCATTCTTATAGAGATTTGCCATTTAGGTGGGCTGAACTTGGTACTGTCTATCGTTATGAGAAGATAGGTGCGATTCATGGTACTATGCGTGTTAGAGGTTTTACGCAAGATGATGCACACATTATATGTACTTATGAGCAAGTGAATTTTGAAGTTAGAGAGGTTTTACGTTTTGCGATTGATATGTGGAATAAATTTGGATTTACCAATTTAAAGGCATATCTTTCAACAAAACCTGAAAAAGCTGTGGGGGATGATGATGATTGGCAAATGGCTGTTAAAGTTTTAGAGAAAGCCTTGATTGATTTTAATATCGATTTTGATATTGATGAAGGCGGAGGAGCTTTTTATGGGCCCAAAATTGATCTTAAGATAATTGATTCTCTTGGAAGAGCATGGCAAATGAGTACAATTCAATTTGATTTTAATCTTCCTGTAAGATTTAAGATGACTTATACTGCAGAAGACGGCAAAGAAAAGAGACCCTTTATGATTCATAGAGCGCTTCTTGGTTCTATTGAAAGATTTTTTGGAATTTTAGTGGAGCATTATGGTGGAGCATTTCCTGTATGGTTGGCTCCTCTTCAAGTTGTAATTATTCCTGTAAATAGCATTGTAGAAGAATATGCATTAGAAGTATTGTCTAGATTTCAAAATGAAGGAATTAGAATAAAATTTGATAATTATTGTAATATGAGAATGAATGCAAAAATTAGACAATATCAGTCAAAAAAAGTTCCCTATATGTTTATTATTGGAGAGAGAGAGGTAGTAGAAGGAAAAATTTCAATTAGAACTAGAACAAATGAGCAAATTAATGGACTTGAGCTTAAAGAAGCTCTTGAATTTGTGAAGTTAAAGATAAGTAATAAGGAGATCTTATAG
- the pgsA gene encoding CDP-diacylglycerol--glycerol-3-phosphate 3-phosphatidyltransferase, with the protein MHSKKIITPNKITFLRIILSFVILFILCFEYLWNSYLILSLIWFLIIFNEITDIIDGYIARKYGLVSNVGKILDPYADVLQHFTYFVFFFYKGITPYYFFVIFVYRELSVGVIRNLIIQFNIIQQARISGKIKSLFYAIAVFASLLLYTFDKLKIVTFVDCFISSILNLTFSFSSIVAIIYVISTFVTIISLIDYVMIFLDLGKYEK; encoded by the coding sequence TTGCATAGTAAAAAAATAATTACTCCAAATAAAATAACTTTTCTTAGAATTATATTATCGTTTGTTATTTTATTTATATTATGTTTTGAATATTTGTGGAATTCTTATTTAATTTTAAGTTTAATTTGGTTTTTAATTATTTTTAATGAAATTACAGATATTATTGATGGATATATTGCTAGAAAATATGGTTTAGTTAGCAATGTAGGTAAAATTTTAGATCCCTATGCAGATGTGTTGCAACATTTTACATATTTTGTTTTTTTCTTTTATAAAGGTATTACTCCATATTATTTTTTTGTGATATTTGTATATCGTGAACTTTCTGTTGGTGTTATTAGGAATTTAATTATTCAATTTAATATAATTCAGCAAGCCAGAATTTCAGGTAAAATAAAATCGTTATTTTATGCTATTGCTGTATTTGCTAGTCTTTTGCTTTATACTTTTGACAAGTTAAAAATTGTTACTTTTGTTGATTGTTTTATTAGTTCAATTTTAAATTTAACTTTTAGTTTTTCTTCTATTGTTGCAATAATATATGTTATTTCTACTTTTGTAACTATCATATCATTAATTGATTATGTCATGATATTTTTGGATCTTGGCAAGTATGAGAAGTAA